In Sebaldella sp. S0638, the genomic window ATTGTATATTAAATTCAGCTTCTTGCTGATTTTTTTGTTTTTATGGATAAAAATAGAAATTTTCGGGGATATTTTTCCGCAGGAAGCAGAAAATAAAACACAATTGAATAAGAAAGAAGGATTGATCAAGATGAAAGCAGTTATGATAGTAGGGCACGGCAGCCGTTCCCTGAAATCACAGGAAGAATTCAAAAAGATAATCGATGTCATGAAAGAAAAACTGGCTCATACAAAGGTGTATGGTACAAACATGGAATTAGCAGAACCGTTAATGGAAGATACTATTGATGTAATAGTAAAAGAAAATAGCGGACTTAGCGAAATTGTTGTTGTACCATTTTTTTTGTTTGAGGGAATGCACATTAAAAAAGATATTCCTGAAAAGTTAGACGAGTTCAGGGAAAAGTATCCTGATATAAAAATATCATTTGGAAGACCGCTTGGGGCAGACCCTATGATAGCAGAGGT contains:
- a CDS encoding sirohydrochlorin chelatase: MFLWIKIEIFGDIFPQEAENKTQLNKKEGLIKMKAVMIVGHGSRSLKSQEEFKKIIDVMKEKLAHTKVYGTNMELAEPLMEDTIDVIVKENSGLSEIVVVPFFLFEGMHIKKDIPEKLDEFREKYPDIKISFGRPLGADPMIAEVLTARVNEML